In the genome of Capra hircus breed San Clemente chromosome 5, ASM170441v1, whole genome shotgun sequence, one region contains:
- the SOAT2 gene encoding sterol O-acyltransferase 2 isoform X3: MEPRAAQVRRRERLGRQQKDRPSREGEPCSGGAERPGGIGGNVEMHRGPDLVQWTQHMQAVKTQLLEQAQGQLMELLDQAMWEAVQAYPPQDRPVPSVPPDSLHKTRESSLGKRKVFIIRKSLLDELMEVPHFRTIYHMFVAGLCVFIISTLAIDLIDEGRLMMEFDLLTFSFGQLPLALVTWVPMFLSTLLVPYQALRLWERPQSGGAWTLGVGLGCLLLAAHTVVLGILPVHVAVEYQLPPASRCVLVFEQVRLLMKSYSFLRETVPGTLRARGGEGIRAPSFSSYLYFLFCPTLIYRETYPRGGTRQNDGKHTVSIPLLQQDTQRQVELCGQELCPGPGLRALRLFHPGPPLCSCLCQHEPGAFQHPCPGALHHACHLARHVYAAAHLLCLPSLLAQRLRRDATIWRQNVLSGGAWTWATWELDARRAREGCRGGWWLCWFSPCYQTRCICPILTKSNTEIPRFTAEKRFLQQGSQVRRSENKLRFASPKAKGLRYLQDKESRRS, translated from the exons ATGGAGCCAAGGGCGGCCCAAGTGCGGAGGAGAGAAAGGCTAGGAAGACAGCAGAAGGACCGGCCGTCCAGAGAAGGAGAACCCTGTTCTGGGGGTGCAGAACGCCCAGGTGGCATCGGAG GAAACGTGGAGATGCACAGAGGCCCAGATTTGGTGCAATGGACCCAGCATATGCAG GCTGTCAAGACACAGTTGCTGGAGCAAGCGCAGGGCCAGCTGATGGAGCTGCTGGATCAGGCCATGTGGGAGGCCGTTCAAGCTTACCCACCGCAAGACAGACCAGTGCCCTCCGTCCCTCCAGACTCCTTGCACAA GACCCGGGAGTCGTCCCTGGGGAAACGAAAAGTTTTCATCATCCGCAAGTCCCTGCTTGA CGAGCTGATGGAGGTGCCACACTTCCGCACCATCTACCATATGTTTGTCGCCGGCCTGTGTGTCTTCATCATCAGCACCCTGGCCATCGACCTCATTGATGAGGGCAG GCTGATGATGGAGTTTGATCTACTGACCTTCAGCTTTGGACAGCTGCCCTTGGCTCTGGTGACGTGGGTCCCCATGTTCCTGTCCACTCTGCTGGTGCCCTACCAGGCCCTGCGGCTGTGGGAGAGGCCCCAGTCTGGAGGGGCCTGGACCCTGGGGGTGGGCCTGGGCTGCTTGCTGCTGGCTGCCCACACCGTGGTGCTCGGCATCCTCCCGGTCCACGTGGCAGTGGAGTATCAGCTCCCGCCAGCCTCCCGCTGTGTCCTAGTCTTTGAGCAG GTCAGGCTCCTGATGAAAAGCTACTCCTTCCTGAGAGAGACAGTACCTGGGACACTTAGGGCCAGAGGAG GTGAGGGGATCCGGGCCCCCAGTTTCTCCAGCTACCTCTATTTCCTCTTCTGCCCCACACTCATCTATAGGGAAACTTACCCCAG GGGAGGAACAAGACAAAACGATGGGAAACACACCGTCTCCATTCCATTGCTGCAACAGGACACCCAACGTCAGGTGGAGTTATGTGGCCAAGAACTTTGCCCAG GCCCTGGGCTGCGTGCTCTACGCCTGTTTCATCCTGGGCCGCCTCTGTGTTCCTGTCTTTGCCAACATGAGCCAGGAGCCTTTCAGCACCCGTGCCCTGGTGCTCTCCATCATGCATGCCACCTTGCCAG GCATGTTTATGCTGCTGCTCATCTTCTTTGCCTTCCTTCACTGTTGGCTCAACGCCTTCGCAGAGATGCTACGATTTGGAGACAGAATGTTCTATCGGGTGGGGCCTGGACCTGGGCTACTTGGGAGCTGGATGCAAGGAGAGCTAGGGAAGGATGTAGGGGAGGATGGTGGCTATGTTGGTTCTCACCTTGTTACCAAACCAGGTGCATTTGCCCAATTCTCACTAAGTCAAACACTGAGATACCGAGATTTACAGCAGAGAAACGGTTTCTTCAACAAGGCAGCCAAGTAAGGAGAAGTGAGAACAAGCTCAGATTTGCTTCCCCAAAGGCCAAGGGCTTGAGATATTTACAGGATAAAGAATCAAGGAGATCCTAG